The following proteins come from a genomic window of bacterium:
- the greB gene encoding transcription elongation factor GreB has protein sequence MATPERSRKSCITPEGVKRLQAELERLWKTERPRVTLEVQEAAAMGDRSENAEYIYGKRRLREIDSRIRFIRKRFDQLVVVQPGEVDEDRVFFGAWVTLEPEQGETVRYRLVGPDETDVENGLISIESPMGRVLVGKEEGEEVIVRRPAGPASFTILEIDYAGEADAPGAFG, from the coding sequence GTGGCGACACCCGAGCGATCCAGGAAGAGCTGCATCACGCCCGAGGGCGTCAAGAGGCTCCAGGCGGAACTCGAACGCTTGTGGAAGACCGAACGACCGCGGGTGACACTCGAGGTCCAGGAAGCGGCAGCGATGGGCGATCGCTCCGAAAACGCCGAGTACATCTACGGCAAGCGCCGCCTGCGGGAGATCGACAGTCGGATCCGTTTCATCCGCAAGCGCTTTGATCAACTCGTGGTCGTGCAACCCGGAGAGGTCGATGAGGATCGCGTGTTCTTTGGCGCGTGGGTCACTCTCGAGCCCGAGCAGGGTGAGACGGTGCGCTACCGGCTGGTGGGTCCCGACGAGACCGATGTCGAAAACGGGCTGATCAGCATCGAGTCGCCCATGGGGCGGGTGCTGGTTGGCAAGGAGGAGGGCGAGGAGGTCATCGTCCGCCGCCCAGCGGGTCCTGCGAGCTTCACGATCCTGGAGATCGACTACGCAGGCGAGGCTGACGCGCCGGGCGCGTTTGGCTAG